The genomic stretch CATGCGGTCAACGGTCGCCAGGCCTTCCTGAAGGGGCAAAACGCTCAGAACCGTCGCCAGGGCGTCCGCCGCCGCGCAGGTGGGCGCCTTGACGCTCACGCCAGGCACGCCCTGCACGGGCTGCCCGCTGCGCGGGTCGATGACGTGCGAGTACCACGTCTCCCCCACCCGGTAGCCGCGGTGAGCCCGGCCACTGGTGGCCAGCGCCCCGTCCTTCACGTGAACCCTGCCCAGCGGCCTGGCGTCGTCGCGCGCCGTGAAGGGATTGGCGACCGTGACGTTGACGCCTTTCCCGCCCAGCGTGCGCAGGTCACCGCCCGCATTTACCAGCACCGCCTGAACACCCGCCTGCGCGTGCGCCGTTTCCGCCATGCGGTCCACGATGAAGCCCTTCGCCAGGGCATTCAGGCCCAGCGGCAAAGTCGTGTGAAGTGTGCCTGTGCCGTCGTCGTGGAGCGTCCAAGGTTCAGCCTCGAGTTGCGCGGTCACAAGTTGGAGGTCACGCGCACCGGGCGGCCGACCTTCCGCCTCTGCCTGCTGCCACAGCGCCCCCAGGGCATCCGCACCGGGGTGAAACGCCCCGCCAGAAACCTGGCGCCACTCGTCGGCCAGTTGCAGTACCCGCCGGAGATCCGCGCCCAGCGGCACGCGCTCCCCGGGGCAACTCAGCCACTGCCGGAGTTCGCTGCGCTCGTCGAAACGGTTCAGCACCAGCGTCAGGCGTTCCAGCTCACCCAGCGCCGCCCTTTCCGCCGCTTCCG from Deinococcus fonticola encodes the following:
- a CDS encoding FAD:protein FMN transferase codes for the protein MSLAARLLSRFRPYRLHSVYERLLGTEVELQVVAGSRLEAEAAERAALGELERLTLVLNRFDERSELRQWLSCPGERVPLGADLRRVLQLADEWRQVSGGAFHPGADALGALWQQAEAEGRPPGARDLQLVTAQLEAEPWTLHDDGTGTLHTTLPLGLNALAKGFIVDRMAETAHAQAGVQAVLVNAGGDLRTLGGKGVNVTVANPFTARDDARPLGRVHVKDGALATSGRAHRGYRVGETWYSHVIDPRSGQPVQGVPGVSVKAPTCAAADALATVLSVLPLQEGLATVDRMAGAAALIVTADGEPHRSGHWTAF